Genomic DNA from Veillonella criceti:
ATTTAATTATGAATGTTAAAGTAGTTTCTAGTGTGGAGGCTGCCATTAATCATATTAATCAATATGGGACTAAGCATTCTGAATGTATAATTACTGAAAATAAAGAAGCAGCGCAACTTTTTTTACAACAAGTAGATGCTTCAACGGTATATGTGAATGTATCAACTCGTTTTACCGATGGTTTTGAATTTGGTTTAGGTGCTGAAATTGGCATTAGTACACAAAAATTACATGCCCGTGGACCTATGGGGCTATTAGCCTTGACTTCTTATAAATATTATGTGACAGGCGATGGTCAAATTCGTTCATGAGTAAACCGTGGTTCTATAAAATACAGGCGTATTGGCAGTATATGAATAGCCCTAAGGGACGTTATGAGTGGCGCTCTTATGGTGTGGCTATTTTGTTGTGGATTGTATTATCGATACTAGCAATGAGGATAATAGGTAGTTTATGAAAGAAACTGGCAAGATTGGTATTATCGGAGGAACGTTTAACCCCATTCATTTGGGGCATTTAATGATAGCTGAAATGGCACAAGAAACATATAATTTAGACCGTGTTATTTTTGTGCCTGCTTATCATCCGCCTCACAAACATGAGGATGTGATTGAGGCTCGTTATCGCTATGAAATGACAGCAGCAGCGGTTATGGATAATCCTAAATTCACTATCTCTGACATCGAATTTAAGCGAGAGGGTCCTTCTTATACAGTAGATACAATTAAATATTTTAAAGAGTTGTATGGTGAGGATAAAGAATATTATTTTATTGCTGGTACTGATACGATTCAAGATTTACCAAATTGGAAATATATTCATGAGTTGTTGCAACTTTGTCACTTTATTGGAGCTGTGCGTCCTGATGGTTCAGCGGCTATTGAGCCAATTATCCAGTTTTTTGGTGAGTTAGGCCGTGAGCGGATTCATTTATTAGAGGTCCCGCTTATGCAACTATCTGCTACTGATTTAAGGGCGCGTTTGCGAACTAAACGAAGTGTACGTTATATGATTCCTAAAGCTGTTGTACAATATATAGCAAAACATGATATTTATAAGAAGTGAGGCAAGAGTTTATTCATGTATGAAGAAATAATTGATGATTTACAGAGACGTTTGAGTTCTAAACGGTTTGCCCATACGCTGGGAGTTGCGAGAGCAGCTGTGGCATTAGCCGATAGATATGGTGAAGATCCTGAAGAGGCGTATTTGGCTGGTTTATTACATGATTGTGCCAAAGAGATTCCTTTATCACAAATGCAGGAATTGGTAGATAATAGTAGCTTGACCATCGATGTAGATATGTATGTAAATGGGGCCTTATTGCATGGTGTAAGTGGTGCTATTTTAGCTAATGCACGATATGGTGTGAGGAGTTCTTATATTTTAGATGCCATTCGTTATCATACAACCGGTCGTGTAGGCATGACAACGCTAGATAAAATTATCTTTCTGGCCGATTACATTGAGGAAACTCGTGATTTTCCAGGCGTTGAAGTATTACGTAAAATAGCTTTTGAAGACTTAGACCAAGGTGTATTGGCCGGCTATGATAATACTATTCATCATTTGTTAGATCAGGGGTTGAGTATTTATTATAAAACGATTTTAGGGCGCAATGA
This window encodes:
- the nadD gene encoding nicotinate-nucleotide adenylyltransferase, with amino-acid sequence MKETGKIGIIGGTFNPIHLGHLMIAEMAQETYNLDRVIFVPAYHPPHKHEDVIEARYRYEMTAAAVMDNPKFTISDIEFKREGPSYTVDTIKYFKELYGEDKEYYFIAGTDTIQDLPNWKYIHELLQLCHFIGAVRPDGSAAIEPIIQFFGELGRERIHLLEVPLMQLSATDLRARLRTKRSVRYMIPKAVVQYIAKHDIYKK
- the yqeK gene encoding bis(5'-nucleosyl)-tetraphosphatase (symmetrical) YqeK, giving the protein MYEEIIDDLQRRLSSKRFAHTLGVARAAVALADRYGEDPEEAYLAGLLHDCAKEIPLSQMQELVDNSSLTIDVDMYVNGALLHGVSGAILANARYGVRSSYILDAIRYHTTGRVGMTTLDKIIFLADYIEETRDFPGVEVLRKIAFEDLDQGVLAGYDNTIHHLLDQGLSIYYKTILGRNDIIRRIKSR